In one window of Drosophila innubila isolate TH190305 chromosome 2L unlocalized genomic scaffold, UK_Dinn_1.0 4_B_2L, whole genome shotgun sequence DNA:
- the LOC117780638 gene encoding putative oxidoreductase GLYR1 homolog isoform X2, translating to MSKNKKLSLSSDSTEKFIYKPKDLIWAKMKGFTPWPGMIVEPPLDLLSQQRRANTRCVFFFGSRNFAWIEESNIKPFEGPWKDDLAKVSKPASFRHAMADIDKYIDNPTEIDGQIDESCGMGNHATEADFDKIRDGLDSDENPDASTDANNGVVPHVVGSPDESDAPPAVVAAENNTNANAGAGATSPIVTTTPTAKSQAKRTPKAKSSAAVAVSSKQANKAASAKSAAAQKRRISAQHTPTGATSAKRGRRTASGEAEQYESPGAVDFDGASSSSLAARARIETDAFLGTLTKRTPNAIALLDRPVVTRPETQTIDMNSRSNTLADRDITPSDQTFGFLGLGMMGSTIVKDLIYTGHKVVVWNRTIDKCQPFVEAGAEVKDTPMDVVEAADIIFCCVSDPKGAKDLVFGNCGVLQLKDLRNKAYVEMSTIDPDTSMDIGEGIKQCNGRYLEAQIHGSRQEAADGMLIILAGGDRTVFEECHSCFKTIAKNTFFLGNVGNACKVNLILQTILGVSLVGLAEALALADRFSISLNDIIDIFDLTSMKSPLLLAKGKEMAKGDFNPQQPLSHMQRDLRLVLNMAENLDQSMPVTSITNEVFKHTKRLGYSEHDSSAVFSNFYPDQSLKQDIKNVSILANLTTKLCQLPHLDTSSSGLRRMRWASV from the exons atgtcgaaaaataaaaaattgtcgCTATCAAGCGACTCGACAGAGAAATTTATCTACAAGCCTAAGGATTTGATTTG GGCCAAAATGAAGGGATTCACACCTTGGCCGGGCATG aTTGTGGAGCCACCGTTGGATCTGTTAAGTCAACAGAGGCGCGCCAATACGAGATGTGTCTTCTTCTTTGGTTCACGCAACTT CGCATGGATTGAGGAGAGCAACATTAAACCGTTTGAGGGTCCTTGGAAGGATGATCTGGCGAAAGTAAGCAAACCGGCCTCGTTTCGGCACGCCATGGCCGACattgataaatatattgacAATCCCACGGAGATCGATGGCCAAATTGATGAGAGCTGCGGCATGGGCAATCATGCCACTGAGGCGGACTTTGACAAGATTCGTGATGGTCTCGACAGCGATGAGAATCCCGATGCGTCAACGGATGCCAACAATGGTGTTGTACCCCATGTGGTTGGCAGTCCAGATGAATCCGATGCGCCGcccgctgttgttgccgccgaGAACAatacgaatgcgaatgcggGTGCGGGTGCCACATCGCCAATAGTGACAACGACACCAACTGCCAAGAGTCAAGCGAAACGCACACCCAAAGCAAAATCCAGTGCTGCCGTCGCTGTGAGCAGCAAGCAAGCAAATAAAGCGGCATCTGCGaaatcagcagcagcacaaaagAGACGCATCTCGGCACAACATACGCCCACGGGTGCAACGAGTGCTAAGCGCGGCCGACGCACTGCATCCGGCGAAGCGGAGCAATATGAGAGTCCAGGGGCTGTGGACTTTGATGGCGCCAGCTCGTCATCGCTGGCGGCACGGGCACGCATCGAGACGGATGCCTTTTTGGGCACGTTAACAAAGCGTACACCCAATGCAATTGCCCTGCTGGATCGACCGGTTGTAACCCGGCCGGAAACGCAGACCATTGACATGAACTCGCGTTCAAATACGTTGGCTGATCGTGACATTACGCCGTCGGATCAGACATTCGGTTTTCTCGGCCTGGGCATGATGGGTTCCACCATTGTCAAGGATTTGATATACACGGGGCACAAGGTTGTGGTCTGGAACCGCACCATTGATAAG TGTCAGCCTTTTGTGGAAGCTGGCGCTGAGGTTAAGGACACACCCATGGATGTGGTGGAAGCGGCAGACATAATATTCTGCTGTGTATCAGATCCCAAGGGCGCCAAAGAT CTCGTCTTTGGCAACTGTGGTGTCCTGCAGCTAAAGGATTTACGCAATAAGGCCTATGTGGAGATGTCCACCATTGATCCGGACACATCAATGGACATTGGAGAGGGCATCAAGCAATGCAATGGCCGATATCTGGAGGCACAGATCCATGGCTCGCGACAAGAGGCCGCCGATGGCATGCTCATCATCTTGGCCGGTGGTGATCGCACTGTCTTTGAGGAGTGCCATTCCTGCTTCAAGACTATTGCCAAGAATACCTTCTTTTTGGGCA ATGTTGGCAACGCCTGTAAAGTGAACCTCATTTTGCAAACCATTCTGGGCGTCAGTCTGGTTGGCCTGGCAGAGGCGTTAGCTTTGG CTGATCGTTTTTCCATTTCGTTAAACGATATCATAGACATATTCGATTTAACTTCTATGAAATCACCACTGCTGCTAGCCAAGGGCAAAG AAATGGCCAAGGGCGATTTTAATCCGCAACAACCTTTAAGTCACATGCAACGCGATTTGCGTCTTGTGCTCAACATGGCTGAGAATTTGGATCAATCGATGCCAGTGACGAGCATTACAAATGAGGTGTTTAAGCATACAAAACGTTTGGGTTACAGCGAGCACGATTCTAGTGCTGTATTT AGTAACTTCTATCCAGATCAAAGTCTAAAGCAAGATATCAAGAACGTTAGCATTCTGGCTAACTTGACAACTAAACTGTGTCAATTGCCTCATTTGGACACATCGTCATCTGGCTTGAGGCGAATGCGATGGGCGAGCGTTTAA
- the LOC117780638 gene encoding putative oxidoreductase GLYR1 homolog isoform X1: MSKNKKLSLSSDSTEKFIYKPKDLIWAKMKGFTPWPGMIVEPPLDLLSQQRRANTRCVFFFGSRNFAWIEESNIKPFEGPWKDDLAKVSKPASFRHAMADIDKYIDNPTEIDGQIDESCGMGNHATEADFDKIRDGLDSDENPDASTDANNGVVPHVVGSPDESDAPPAVVAAENNTNANAGAGATSPIVTTTPTAKSQAKRTPKAKSSAAVAVSSKQANKAASAKSAAAQKRRISAQHTPTGATSAKRGRRTASGEAEQYESPGAVDFDGASSSSLAARARIETDAFLGTLTKRTPNAIALLDRPVVTRPETQTIDMNSRSNTLADRDITPSDQTFGFLGLGMMGSTIVKDLIYTGHKVVVWNRTIDKCQPFVEAGAEVKDTPMDVVEAADIIFCCVSDPKGAKDLVFGNCGVLQLKDLRNKAYVEMSTIDPDTSMDIGEGIKQCNGRYLEAQIHGSRQEAADGMLIILAGGDRTVFEECHSCFKTIAKNTFFLGTDVGNACKVNLILQTILGVSLVGLAEALALADRFSISLNDIIDIFDLTSMKSPLLLAKGKEMAKGDFNPQQPLSHMQRDLRLVLNMAENLDQSMPVTSITNEVFKHTKRLGYSEHDSSAVFSNFYPDQSLKQDIKNVSILANLTTKLCQLPHLDTSSSGLRRMRWASV; this comes from the exons atgtcgaaaaataaaaaattgtcgCTATCAAGCGACTCGACAGAGAAATTTATCTACAAGCCTAAGGATTTGATTTG GGCCAAAATGAAGGGATTCACACCTTGGCCGGGCATG aTTGTGGAGCCACCGTTGGATCTGTTAAGTCAACAGAGGCGCGCCAATACGAGATGTGTCTTCTTCTTTGGTTCACGCAACTT CGCATGGATTGAGGAGAGCAACATTAAACCGTTTGAGGGTCCTTGGAAGGATGATCTGGCGAAAGTAAGCAAACCGGCCTCGTTTCGGCACGCCATGGCCGACattgataaatatattgacAATCCCACGGAGATCGATGGCCAAATTGATGAGAGCTGCGGCATGGGCAATCATGCCACTGAGGCGGACTTTGACAAGATTCGTGATGGTCTCGACAGCGATGAGAATCCCGATGCGTCAACGGATGCCAACAATGGTGTTGTACCCCATGTGGTTGGCAGTCCAGATGAATCCGATGCGCCGcccgctgttgttgccgccgaGAACAatacgaatgcgaatgcggGTGCGGGTGCCACATCGCCAATAGTGACAACGACACCAACTGCCAAGAGTCAAGCGAAACGCACACCCAAAGCAAAATCCAGTGCTGCCGTCGCTGTGAGCAGCAAGCAAGCAAATAAAGCGGCATCTGCGaaatcagcagcagcacaaaagAGACGCATCTCGGCACAACATACGCCCACGGGTGCAACGAGTGCTAAGCGCGGCCGACGCACTGCATCCGGCGAAGCGGAGCAATATGAGAGTCCAGGGGCTGTGGACTTTGATGGCGCCAGCTCGTCATCGCTGGCGGCACGGGCACGCATCGAGACGGATGCCTTTTTGGGCACGTTAACAAAGCGTACACCCAATGCAATTGCCCTGCTGGATCGACCGGTTGTAACCCGGCCGGAAACGCAGACCATTGACATGAACTCGCGTTCAAATACGTTGGCTGATCGTGACATTACGCCGTCGGATCAGACATTCGGTTTTCTCGGCCTGGGCATGATGGGTTCCACCATTGTCAAGGATTTGATATACACGGGGCACAAGGTTGTGGTCTGGAACCGCACCATTGATAAG TGTCAGCCTTTTGTGGAAGCTGGCGCTGAGGTTAAGGACACACCCATGGATGTGGTGGAAGCGGCAGACATAATATTCTGCTGTGTATCAGATCCCAAGGGCGCCAAAGAT CTCGTCTTTGGCAACTGTGGTGTCCTGCAGCTAAAGGATTTACGCAATAAGGCCTATGTGGAGATGTCCACCATTGATCCGGACACATCAATGGACATTGGAGAGGGCATCAAGCAATGCAATGGCCGATATCTGGAGGCACAGATCCATGGCTCGCGACAAGAGGCCGCCGATGGCATGCTCATCATCTTGGCCGGTGGTGATCGCACTGTCTTTGAGGAGTGCCATTCCTGCTTCAAGACTATTGCCAAGAATACCTTCTTTTTGGGCA CAGATGTTGGCAACGCCTGTAAAGTGAACCTCATTTTGCAAACCATTCTGGGCGTCAGTCTGGTTGGCCTGGCAGAGGCGTTAGCTTTGG CTGATCGTTTTTCCATTTCGTTAAACGATATCATAGACATATTCGATTTAACTTCTATGAAATCACCACTGCTGCTAGCCAAGGGCAAAG AAATGGCCAAGGGCGATTTTAATCCGCAACAACCTTTAAGTCACATGCAACGCGATTTGCGTCTTGTGCTCAACATGGCTGAGAATTTGGATCAATCGATGCCAGTGACGAGCATTACAAATGAGGTGTTTAAGCATACAAAACGTTTGGGTTACAGCGAGCACGATTCTAGTGCTGTATTT AGTAACTTCTATCCAGATCAAAGTCTAAAGCAAGATATCAAGAACGTTAGCATTCTGGCTAACTTGACAACTAAACTGTGTCAATTGCCTCATTTGGACACATCGTCATCTGGCTTGAGGCGAATGCGATGGGCGAGCGTTTAA
- the LOC117780638 gene encoding putative oxidoreductase GLYR1 homolog isoform X3: MSKNKKLSLSSDSTEKFIYKPKDLIWAKMKGFTPWPGMIVEPPLDLLSQQRRANTRCVFFFGSRNFAWIEESNIKPFEGPWKDDLAKVSKPASFRHAMADIDKYIDNPTEIDGQIDESCGMGNHATEADFDKIRDGLDSDENPDASTDANNGVVPHVVGSPDESDAPPAVVAAENNTNANAGAGATSPIVTTTPTAKSQAKRTPKAKSSAAVAVSSKQANKAASAKSAAAQKRRISAQHTPTGATSAKRGRRTASGEAEQYESPGAVDFDGASSSSLAARARIETDAFLGTLTKRTPNAIALLDRPVVTRPETQTIDMNSRSNTLADRDITPSDQTFGFLGLGMMGSTIVKDLIYTGHKVVVWNRTIDKCQPFVEAGAEVKDTPMDVVEAADIIFCCVSDPKGAKDLVFGNCGVLQLKDLRNKAYVEMSTIDPDTSMDIGEGIKQCNGRYLEAQIHGSRQEAADGMLIILAGGDRTVFEECHSCFKTIAKNTFFLGTDVGNACKVNLILQTILGVSLVGLAEALALADRFSISLNDIIDIFDLTSMKSPLLLAKGKEMAKGDFNPQQPLSHMQRDLRLVLNMAENLDQSMPVTSITNEVFKHTKRLGYSEHDSSAVFVRSRF, from the exons atgtcgaaaaataaaaaattgtcgCTATCAAGCGACTCGACAGAGAAATTTATCTACAAGCCTAAGGATTTGATTTG GGCCAAAATGAAGGGATTCACACCTTGGCCGGGCATG aTTGTGGAGCCACCGTTGGATCTGTTAAGTCAACAGAGGCGCGCCAATACGAGATGTGTCTTCTTCTTTGGTTCACGCAACTT CGCATGGATTGAGGAGAGCAACATTAAACCGTTTGAGGGTCCTTGGAAGGATGATCTGGCGAAAGTAAGCAAACCGGCCTCGTTTCGGCACGCCATGGCCGACattgataaatatattgacAATCCCACGGAGATCGATGGCCAAATTGATGAGAGCTGCGGCATGGGCAATCATGCCACTGAGGCGGACTTTGACAAGATTCGTGATGGTCTCGACAGCGATGAGAATCCCGATGCGTCAACGGATGCCAACAATGGTGTTGTACCCCATGTGGTTGGCAGTCCAGATGAATCCGATGCGCCGcccgctgttgttgccgccgaGAACAatacgaatgcgaatgcggGTGCGGGTGCCACATCGCCAATAGTGACAACGACACCAACTGCCAAGAGTCAAGCGAAACGCACACCCAAAGCAAAATCCAGTGCTGCCGTCGCTGTGAGCAGCAAGCAAGCAAATAAAGCGGCATCTGCGaaatcagcagcagcacaaaagAGACGCATCTCGGCACAACATACGCCCACGGGTGCAACGAGTGCTAAGCGCGGCCGACGCACTGCATCCGGCGAAGCGGAGCAATATGAGAGTCCAGGGGCTGTGGACTTTGATGGCGCCAGCTCGTCATCGCTGGCGGCACGGGCACGCATCGAGACGGATGCCTTTTTGGGCACGTTAACAAAGCGTACACCCAATGCAATTGCCCTGCTGGATCGACCGGTTGTAACCCGGCCGGAAACGCAGACCATTGACATGAACTCGCGTTCAAATACGTTGGCTGATCGTGACATTACGCCGTCGGATCAGACATTCGGTTTTCTCGGCCTGGGCATGATGGGTTCCACCATTGTCAAGGATTTGATATACACGGGGCACAAGGTTGTGGTCTGGAACCGCACCATTGATAAG TGTCAGCCTTTTGTGGAAGCTGGCGCTGAGGTTAAGGACACACCCATGGATGTGGTGGAAGCGGCAGACATAATATTCTGCTGTGTATCAGATCCCAAGGGCGCCAAAGAT CTCGTCTTTGGCAACTGTGGTGTCCTGCAGCTAAAGGATTTACGCAATAAGGCCTATGTGGAGATGTCCACCATTGATCCGGACACATCAATGGACATTGGAGAGGGCATCAAGCAATGCAATGGCCGATATCTGGAGGCACAGATCCATGGCTCGCGACAAGAGGCCGCCGATGGCATGCTCATCATCTTGGCCGGTGGTGATCGCACTGTCTTTGAGGAGTGCCATTCCTGCTTCAAGACTATTGCCAAGAATACCTTCTTTTTGGGCA CAGATGTTGGCAACGCCTGTAAAGTGAACCTCATTTTGCAAACCATTCTGGGCGTCAGTCTGGTTGGCCTGGCAGAGGCGTTAGCTTTGG CTGATCGTTTTTCCATTTCGTTAAACGATATCATAGACATATTCGATTTAACTTCTATGAAATCACCACTGCTGCTAGCCAAGGGCAAAG AAATGGCCAAGGGCGATTTTAATCCGCAACAACCTTTAAGTCACATGCAACGCGATTTGCGTCTTGTGCTCAACATGGCTGAGAATTTGGATCAATCGATGCCAGTGACGAGCATTACAAATGAGGTGTTTAAGCATACAAAACGTTTGGGTTACAGCGAGCACGATTCTAGTGCTGTATTTGTAAGATCCAGATTTTAA
- the LOC117780638 gene encoding putative oxidoreductase GLYR1 homolog isoform X4, with protein sequence MSKNKKLSLSSDSTEKFIYKPKDLIWAKMKGFTPWPGMIVEPPLDLLSQQRRANTRCVFFFGSRNFAWIEESNIKPFEGPWKDDLAKVSKPASFRHAMADIDKYIDNPTEIDGQIDESCGMGNHATEADFDKIRDGLDSDENPDASTDANNGVVPHVVGSPDESDAPPAVVAAENNTNANAGAGATSPIVTTTPTAKSQAKRTPKAKSSAAVAVSSKQANKAASAKSAAAQKRRISAQHTPTGATSAKRGRRTASGEAEQYESPGAVDFDGASSSSLAARARIETDAFLGTLTKRTPNAIALLDRPVVTRPETQTIDMNSRSNTLADRDITPSDQTFGFLGLGMMGSTIVKDLIYTGHKVVVWNRTIDKCQPFVEAGAEVKDTPMDVVEAADIIFCCVSDPKGAKDLVFGNCGVLQLKDLRNKAYVEMSTIDPDTSMDIGEGIKQCNGRYLEAQIHGSRQEAADGMLIILAGGDRTVFEECHSCFKTIAKNTFFLGNVGNACKVNLILQTILGVSLVGLAEALALADRFSISLNDIIDIFDLTSMKSPLLLAKGKEMAKGDFNPQQPLSHMQRDLRLVLNMAENLDQSMPVTSITNEVFKHTKRLGYSEHDSSAVFVRSRF encoded by the exons atgtcgaaaaataaaaaattgtcgCTATCAAGCGACTCGACAGAGAAATTTATCTACAAGCCTAAGGATTTGATTTG GGCCAAAATGAAGGGATTCACACCTTGGCCGGGCATG aTTGTGGAGCCACCGTTGGATCTGTTAAGTCAACAGAGGCGCGCCAATACGAGATGTGTCTTCTTCTTTGGTTCACGCAACTT CGCATGGATTGAGGAGAGCAACATTAAACCGTTTGAGGGTCCTTGGAAGGATGATCTGGCGAAAGTAAGCAAACCGGCCTCGTTTCGGCACGCCATGGCCGACattgataaatatattgacAATCCCACGGAGATCGATGGCCAAATTGATGAGAGCTGCGGCATGGGCAATCATGCCACTGAGGCGGACTTTGACAAGATTCGTGATGGTCTCGACAGCGATGAGAATCCCGATGCGTCAACGGATGCCAACAATGGTGTTGTACCCCATGTGGTTGGCAGTCCAGATGAATCCGATGCGCCGcccgctgttgttgccgccgaGAACAatacgaatgcgaatgcggGTGCGGGTGCCACATCGCCAATAGTGACAACGACACCAACTGCCAAGAGTCAAGCGAAACGCACACCCAAAGCAAAATCCAGTGCTGCCGTCGCTGTGAGCAGCAAGCAAGCAAATAAAGCGGCATCTGCGaaatcagcagcagcacaaaagAGACGCATCTCGGCACAACATACGCCCACGGGTGCAACGAGTGCTAAGCGCGGCCGACGCACTGCATCCGGCGAAGCGGAGCAATATGAGAGTCCAGGGGCTGTGGACTTTGATGGCGCCAGCTCGTCATCGCTGGCGGCACGGGCACGCATCGAGACGGATGCCTTTTTGGGCACGTTAACAAAGCGTACACCCAATGCAATTGCCCTGCTGGATCGACCGGTTGTAACCCGGCCGGAAACGCAGACCATTGACATGAACTCGCGTTCAAATACGTTGGCTGATCGTGACATTACGCCGTCGGATCAGACATTCGGTTTTCTCGGCCTGGGCATGATGGGTTCCACCATTGTCAAGGATTTGATATACACGGGGCACAAGGTTGTGGTCTGGAACCGCACCATTGATAAG TGTCAGCCTTTTGTGGAAGCTGGCGCTGAGGTTAAGGACACACCCATGGATGTGGTGGAAGCGGCAGACATAATATTCTGCTGTGTATCAGATCCCAAGGGCGCCAAAGAT CTCGTCTTTGGCAACTGTGGTGTCCTGCAGCTAAAGGATTTACGCAATAAGGCCTATGTGGAGATGTCCACCATTGATCCGGACACATCAATGGACATTGGAGAGGGCATCAAGCAATGCAATGGCCGATATCTGGAGGCACAGATCCATGGCTCGCGACAAGAGGCCGCCGATGGCATGCTCATCATCTTGGCCGGTGGTGATCGCACTGTCTTTGAGGAGTGCCATTCCTGCTTCAAGACTATTGCCAAGAATACCTTCTTTTTGGGCA ATGTTGGCAACGCCTGTAAAGTGAACCTCATTTTGCAAACCATTCTGGGCGTCAGTCTGGTTGGCCTGGCAGAGGCGTTAGCTTTGG CTGATCGTTTTTCCATTTCGTTAAACGATATCATAGACATATTCGATTTAACTTCTATGAAATCACCACTGCTGCTAGCCAAGGGCAAAG AAATGGCCAAGGGCGATTTTAATCCGCAACAACCTTTAAGTCACATGCAACGCGATTTGCGTCTTGTGCTCAACATGGCTGAGAATTTGGATCAATCGATGCCAGTGACGAGCATTACAAATGAGGTGTTTAAGCATACAAAACGTTTGGGTTACAGCGAGCACGATTCTAGTGCTGTATTTGTAAGATCCAGATTTTAA